A window of Spodoptera frugiperda isolate SF20-4 chromosome 17, AGI-APGP_CSIRO_Sfru_2.0, whole genome shotgun sequence contains these coding sequences:
- the LOC118276938 gene encoding uncharacterized protein LOC118276938 isoform X6, giving the protein MWYLLLLLLPGVRMQDDDLSPKDHHYRLPFNAVQFVEHKSSKNGPILFPNDAPPPPPTPLIVTSRPLIESIARSELNPNNSVAAQSQFHQVQYKPDYLTRTRTYTPYTNGVSSTPVYDYRPPNVYIVTTARPEKENFYKEYESRRMNNARKANFDDDVKGKQIKVLHSSLYSREAEYNEVADHHENQEEHNMIDIDASDSLRQKRSTAEEDDSKASYFNFNKETINSKLYDNSKETQAKPLLSVKTFNQNDREIFATSTESQTKYRNRRNQPYSHEVSSQEKSSDSSLFSLNLGNKQKNRPVVKLRQVVNIQKHKSDTNQAYNDEVMARARNNMRTQTNKQSGSGEWERHGENEAMLPQRRPVYKSERDSDQYKDKEVNPPPRDDEMKELLSTEQKDKPDNFFDKIGSTTYHEKEINPQNEALKKIGRGKKPKVVRTYQFGKSKRRDQEHIPTRKMSNVKYQDQSSEHLNYGGGPGPENSKEYNHGENYAFSYTVKDHKTGDDFSHSQQSTGSATNGEYRVRLPDGRMQIVSYTADENGYNAKVRYDEHTTPDNNLDVDVTKGNVYHPPTPITYKHLDKVYTDNNKDSFENDEYIRQRYNDDKIVKSSVAAERPVFNDIAQNYYGPKQNDFQNFKPHYETTKSVNKDRADDLTDTNNEFLKHFHQKLAERNKLQRTKDEDYFKFSQEIADYSSELGLHGNKKHKAKYADFESPSEGEANGKVTPTYEELKELFASNGNRQQHVVSTARPYDDVTDNLVVEITPRKPNLYTNVNYFNNLISATPSPFPFPATATTPSSYLYSTIANLKHRLSVGHKPVLSHQYINKINKYLMYK; this is encoded by the exons ATGTGGTACCTCCTACTCCTCCTTCTGCCAGGAGTGAGGATGCAGGATGACGACCTGTCTCCAAAGGACCACCACTACAGACTCCCATTCAATGCTGTTCAGTTTGTGGAACACAAATCTTCAAA AAACGGCCCCATACTATTCCCAAACGATGCACCACCACCGCCACCAACACCGCTAATAGTGACATCTCGACCCCTCATCGAATCCATTGCCAGGAGCGAGCTGAACCCTAACAACAGCGTAGCAGCCCAATCCCAGTTCCACCAGGTCCAATACAAACCTGACTACCTAACCAGGACCAGGACTTACACGCCCTACACCAATGGGGTCTCCTCGACCCCAGTGTATGACTATAGACCCCCTAATGTGTATATTGTGACCACAGCAAGACCTGAGAAAGAGAACTTTTATAAGGAATATGag TCCCGAAGAATGAACAACGCAAGGAAAGCTAATTTTGATGATGACGTCAAAGGCAAGCAAATCAAGGTGTTACATAGTTCGTTATACAGCAGAGAAGCTGAATATAACGAAGTCGCTGATCATCATGAAAATCAGGAGGAACACAATATGATTGATATCGATGCAAGCGAT AGCCTTCGACAAAAACGTTCAACTGCAGAAGAGGACGATTCAAAAGCATCATACTTCAACTTTAACAAAGAAactataaatagtaaattatacGACAACAGCAAAGAAACACAAGCAAAACCTTTGCTCAGCGTGAAGACATTTAATCAAAACGATAGAGAAATCTTCGCCACATCAACTGAAAGTCAAACAAAATACAGGAACCGCAGAAACCAACCATACAGTCATGAAGTTTCCAGCCAAGAAAAATCATCTGACTCCAGTCTATTTAGCCTTAATCTaggtaataaacaaaaaaatcgtCCAGTAGTTAAACTACGACAGGTGGTTAATATACAAAAGCATAAGTCAGATACTAATCAAGCCTACAACGATGAAGTTATGGCACGTGCACGTAATAATATgcgcacacaaacaaacaaacaatcggGAAGTGGAGAATGGGAAAGACATGGGGAAAATGAAGCCATGTTGCCTCAAAGAAGACCCGTATATAAATCAGAGAGAGACAGTGACCAATATAAAGATAAGGAAGTCAACCCACCACCACGAGATGATGAAATGAAGGAATTGCTTAGCACCGAACAGAAGGACAAACCCGACAATTTCTTTGATAAAATTGGCAGTACAACGTATCATGAGAAAGAAATAAATCCACAGAATGAAGCTTTGAAAAAAATTGGAAGGGGCAAAAAG CCTAAAGTCGTCAGGACTTATCAATTTGGAAAAAGTAAACGTCGAGATCAAGAACATATACCTACTCGTAAAATGAGCAATGTTAAATACCAG GACCAATCTTCTGAACATCTTAATTATGGAGGTGGACCTGGACCAGAAAACAGCAAGGAATATAATCAT ggCGAAAATTACGCTTTTTCCTACACAGTAAAAGACCACAAGACTGGCGACGACTTCTCACACTCCCAACAAAGCACAGGATCAGCCACAAACGGGGAATACAGAGTTCGACTCCCAGACGGACGCATGCAAATAGTGTCTTACACTGCAGATGAGAACGGATATAATGCTAAAGTAAGATATGATGAACATACTACACCAGATAATAATTTAGATGTAGATGTTACTAAAGGAAACGTGTATCATCCTCCAACACCAATCACGTATAAACATCTCGACAAAGTATATACTGACAATAACAAGGATTCCTTCGAAAACGATGAGTATATACGCCAAAGATACAACGATGACAAAATTGTAAAGAGCTCCGTCGCAGCAGAACGTCCAGTTTTCAACGACATTGCACAGAATTACTACGGACCAAAACAAAATGATTTCCAAAACTTCAAACCGCATTACGAAACAACAAAATCTGTGAACAAAGATCGTGCGGACGACTTAACAGACACCAACAATGAATTCTTAAAACATTTCCATCAGAAATTGGCAGAAAGAAATAAACTACAGAGAACTAAAGACGAAGACTATTTCAAATTCTCTCAAGAAATAGCAGATTACTCGTCTGAATTAGGATTACATGGTAATAAGAAACATAAGGCTAAATATGCAGATTTTGAAAGTCCTAGTGAAGGTGAAGCCAATGGTAAAGTAACACCAACTTATGAAGAATTGAAAGAACTTTTCGCCAGTAATGGAAATAGACAGCAACATGTGGTGTCTACAGCTAGGCCTTACGACGATGTGACTGACAATCTAGTTGTTGAAATAACTCCTAGAAAACCAAATCTGTATactaatgttaattattttaataacctaATATCCGCCACTCCATCACCTTTCCCCTTTCCTGCTACAGCCACCACACCTAGCAGTTATTTGTACTCTACTATAGCTAATTTAAAACATAGACTTTCTGTCGGGCACAAACCTGTCCTCTCTCATcagtacattaataaaataaataaatatttgatgtataAATAG
- the LOC118276938 gene encoding uncharacterized protein LOC118276938 isoform X3, translating into MWYLLLLLLPGVRMQDDDLSPKDHHYRLPFNAVQFVEHKSSKNGPILFPNDAPPPPPTPLIVTSRPLIESIARSELNPNNSVAAQSQFHQVQYKPDYLTRTRTYTPYTNGVSSTPVYDYRPPNVYIVTTARPEKENFYKEYEKRMMEFFQPKKNETRRRNLWEHPIYRRTTEQQSRRMNNARKANFDDDVKGKQIKVLHSSLYSREAEYNEVADHHENQEEHNMIDIDASDSLRQKRSTAEEDDSKASYFNFNKETINSKLYDNSKETQAKPLLSVKTFNQNDREIFATSTESQTKYRNRRNQPYSHEVSSQEKSSDSSLFSLNLGNKQKNRPVVKLRQVVNIQKHKSDTNQAYNDEVMARARNNMRTQTNKQSGSGEWERHGENEAMLPQRRPVYKSERDSDQYKDKEVNPPPRDDEMKELLSTEQKDKPDNFFDKIGSTTYHEKEINPQNEALKKIGRGKKPKVVRTYQFGKSKRRDQEHIPTRKMSNVKYQDQSSEHLNYGGGPGPENSKEYNHGENYAFSYTVKDHKTGDDFSHSQQSTGSATNGEYRVRLPDGRMQIVSYTADENGYNAKVRYDEHTTPDNNLDVDVTKGNVYHPPTPITYKHLDKVYTDNNKDSFENDEYIRQRYNDDKIVKSSVAAERPVFNDIAQNYYGPKQNDFQNFKPHYETTKSVNKDRADDLTDTNNEFLKHFHQKLAERNKLQRTKDEDYFKFSQEIADYSSELGLHGNKKHKAKYADFESPSEGEANGKVTPTYEELKELFASNGNRQQHVVSTARPYDDVTDNLVVEITPRKPNLYTNVNYFNNLISATPSPFPFPATATTPSSYLYSTIANLKHRLSVGHKPVLSHQYINKINKYLMYK; encoded by the exons ATGTGGTACCTCCTACTCCTCCTTCTGCCAGGAGTGAGGATGCAGGATGACGACCTGTCTCCAAAGGACCACCACTACAGACTCCCATTCAATGCTGTTCAGTTTGTGGAACACAAATCTTCAAA AAACGGCCCCATACTATTCCCAAACGATGCACCACCACCGCCACCAACACCGCTAATAGTGACATCTCGACCCCTCATCGAATCCATTGCCAGGAGCGAGCTGAACCCTAACAACAGCGTAGCAGCCCAATCCCAGTTCCACCAGGTCCAATACAAACCTGACTACCTAACCAGGACCAGGACTTACACGCCCTACACCAATGGGGTCTCCTCGACCCCAGTGTATGACTATAGACCCCCTAATGTGTATATTGTGACCACAGCAAGACCTGAGAAAGAGAACTTTTATAAGGAATATGag AAACGTATGATGGAATTTTTTCAACCGAAAAAGAACGAAACTAGACGAAGAAATCTTTGGGAACATCCTATTTACCGCCGGACTACCGAACAACAG TCCCGAAGAATGAACAACGCAAGGAAAGCTAATTTTGATGATGACGTCAAAGGCAAGCAAATCAAGGTGTTACATAGTTCGTTATACAGCAGAGAAGCTGAATATAACGAAGTCGCTGATCATCATGAAAATCAGGAGGAACACAATATGATTGATATCGATGCAAGCGAT AGCCTTCGACAAAAACGTTCAACTGCAGAAGAGGACGATTCAAAAGCATCATACTTCAACTTTAACAAAGAAactataaatagtaaattatacGACAACAGCAAAGAAACACAAGCAAAACCTTTGCTCAGCGTGAAGACATTTAATCAAAACGATAGAGAAATCTTCGCCACATCAACTGAAAGTCAAACAAAATACAGGAACCGCAGAAACCAACCATACAGTCATGAAGTTTCCAGCCAAGAAAAATCATCTGACTCCAGTCTATTTAGCCTTAATCTaggtaataaacaaaaaaatcgtCCAGTAGTTAAACTACGACAGGTGGTTAATATACAAAAGCATAAGTCAGATACTAATCAAGCCTACAACGATGAAGTTATGGCACGTGCACGTAATAATATgcgcacacaaacaaacaaacaatcggGAAGTGGAGAATGGGAAAGACATGGGGAAAATGAAGCCATGTTGCCTCAAAGAAGACCCGTATATAAATCAGAGAGAGACAGTGACCAATATAAAGATAAGGAAGTCAACCCACCACCACGAGATGATGAAATGAAGGAATTGCTTAGCACCGAACAGAAGGACAAACCCGACAATTTCTTTGATAAAATTGGCAGTACAACGTATCATGAGAAAGAAATAAATCCACAGAATGAAGCTTTGAAAAAAATTGGAAGGGGCAAAAAG CCTAAAGTCGTCAGGACTTATCAATTTGGAAAAAGTAAACGTCGAGATCAAGAACATATACCTACTCGTAAAATGAGCAATGTTAAATACCAG GACCAATCTTCTGAACATCTTAATTATGGAGGTGGACCTGGACCAGAAAACAGCAAGGAATATAATCAT ggCGAAAATTACGCTTTTTCCTACACAGTAAAAGACCACAAGACTGGCGACGACTTCTCACACTCCCAACAAAGCACAGGATCAGCCACAAACGGGGAATACAGAGTTCGACTCCCAGACGGACGCATGCAAATAGTGTCTTACACTGCAGATGAGAACGGATATAATGCTAAAGTAAGATATGATGAACATACTACACCAGATAATAATTTAGATGTAGATGTTACTAAAGGAAACGTGTATCATCCTCCAACACCAATCACGTATAAACATCTCGACAAAGTATATACTGACAATAACAAGGATTCCTTCGAAAACGATGAGTATATACGCCAAAGATACAACGATGACAAAATTGTAAAGAGCTCCGTCGCAGCAGAACGTCCAGTTTTCAACGACATTGCACAGAATTACTACGGACCAAAACAAAATGATTTCCAAAACTTCAAACCGCATTACGAAACAACAAAATCTGTGAACAAAGATCGTGCGGACGACTTAACAGACACCAACAATGAATTCTTAAAACATTTCCATCAGAAATTGGCAGAAAGAAATAAACTACAGAGAACTAAAGACGAAGACTATTTCAAATTCTCTCAAGAAATAGCAGATTACTCGTCTGAATTAGGATTACATGGTAATAAGAAACATAAGGCTAAATATGCAGATTTTGAAAGTCCTAGTGAAGGTGAAGCCAATGGTAAAGTAACACCAACTTATGAAGAATTGAAAGAACTTTTCGCCAGTAATGGAAATAGACAGCAACATGTGGTGTCTACAGCTAGGCCTTACGACGATGTGACTGACAATCTAGTTGTTGAAATAACTCCTAGAAAACCAAATCTGTATactaatgttaattattttaataacctaATATCCGCCACTCCATCACCTTTCCCCTTTCCTGCTACAGCCACCACACCTAGCAGTTATTTGTACTCTACTATAGCTAATTTAAAACATAGACTTTCTGTCGGGCACAAACCTGTCCTCTCTCATcagtacattaataaaataaataaatatttgatgtataAATAG